A single Arthrobacter sp. ERGS1:01 DNA region contains:
- a CDS encoding ABC transporter ATP-binding protein — translation MRSFPYSDAGSPDLRSPSRYLWWLARAQRATLAMGIFYGSVWTLSQALIPYALGQAVDLGIVSKDFPGLLWWVGVLLALTVVQAVASTLRHRSAVSNWMQAAYRSAQLIGHKVTRSGDALPQKFSTGEVVSTSASDAMRIGEIYDVSARLAGSVVGYLVVSALVFASSWQLGLVVLLGVPLCGVMLLFVIRPLQARQKEQREASGKMTALGADTVAGLRVLRGIGGEHIFVQRYRERSRETQLAGNKVAYSLADLDAAQVLVVGAFSVAFTWIGALQALNGQIETGQLVALYGYAVFLVSPIRTAADAVSRFIRANVGARRIIDVLATPSAVDDDGATATAPSSPAVLVDTASGALIRPGALTGVVSADPAASADLARRLGRFEDAVLREATVRWGGAALHLVPLREVRGRIVVSDAEPQLFTGTLREELDPTGRHSDAEIMDAIDVASADDVFDGLEDGLDDEVTEKGRGFSGGQRQRLALARAVLTEAEVLVLIEPTSAVDAHTESRIATALRHSRATENNTTVVVTVSPLMLGAMDTVLFLDGGELRAQGTHHELMKTVPEYRSVVIRGEGMDGHGYEGNKNMSSEGQR, via the coding sequence GTGCGCTCATTTCCCTATTCCGACGCCGGATCTCCCGACCTCCGCTCCCCGTCCCGCTACCTGTGGTGGCTGGCCCGGGCGCAGCGGGCCACCCTCGCCATGGGCATCTTCTACGGCTCCGTCTGGACCTTGTCCCAGGCGTTGATCCCGTACGCCCTGGGCCAGGCCGTGGACCTGGGGATCGTGTCGAAGGACTTCCCCGGCCTGCTCTGGTGGGTTGGCGTGCTGCTGGCCCTGACGGTGGTGCAGGCGGTGGCGTCCACGCTGCGGCACCGCTCGGCGGTCAGCAACTGGATGCAGGCGGCGTACCGGTCCGCGCAGCTCATTGGCCACAAGGTCACCCGCAGTGGCGATGCGCTGCCGCAAAAGTTCTCCACCGGCGAGGTGGTCTCCACCTCCGCCTCGGACGCCATGCGCATCGGCGAAATCTATGACGTGTCCGCCCGGCTGGCGGGCTCCGTGGTGGGCTACCTGGTGGTCTCGGCGCTCGTGTTTGCCTCGTCCTGGCAGCTGGGCCTTGTCGTGTTGCTGGGCGTGCCGTTGTGCGGCGTCATGCTCTTGTTCGTCATCCGGCCGCTGCAGGCCCGGCAAAAGGAGCAGCGCGAGGCGTCCGGAAAGATGACCGCCCTGGGTGCGGACACCGTGGCCGGGCTGCGCGTGCTGCGCGGCATCGGCGGCGAGCACATCTTCGTCCAGCGCTACCGGGAACGGTCCCGGGAAACCCAGCTGGCCGGGAACAAGGTGGCCTATTCGCTGGCCGACCTCGACGCCGCCCAGGTCCTGGTGGTGGGTGCGTTCAGTGTCGCGTTCACCTGGATCGGTGCGCTGCAGGCGTTGAACGGGCAGATCGAGACCGGCCAGCTCGTGGCCCTGTACGGGTACGCCGTTTTCCTGGTGTCCCCGATCCGCACGGCCGCCGACGCCGTCTCCCGCTTCATCCGCGCCAACGTGGGTGCCCGCAGGATCATTGACGTCCTGGCCACGCCGTCGGCCGTGGACGACGACGGCGCCACGGCCACCGCGCCGTCGTCACCGGCCGTCCTGGTGGACACCGCCTCCGGCGCCCTGATTCGCCCCGGCGCCCTGACCGGCGTCGTCTCCGCGGACCCCGCGGCGTCCGCCGATCTGGCCCGGCGCCTGGGCCGCTTCGAGGACGCCGTGCTGCGCGAGGCCACCGTGCGGTGGGGTGGTGCCGCGCTGCACCTGGTGCCGCTGCGCGAGGTGCGGGGCCGCATCGTGGTCTCCGACGCCGAGCCGCAGCTTTTCACCGGAACCCTGCGGGAGGAACTTGATCCCACGGGGCGGCACAGCGACGCCGAGATCATGGACGCCATCGACGTGGCGAGCGCCGACGACGTCTTTGACGGCCTGGAAGACGGGCTCGACGACGAGGTCACCGAAAAGGGCCGCGGCTTCTCCGGCGGCCAGCGCCAACGCCTGGCGCTGGCCCGCGCCGTGCTGACCGAGGCGGAGGTGCTGGTGCTGATCGAGCCCACCAGCGCCGTGGACGCCCACACCGAATCCCGGATTGCCACCGCGTTGCGGCACTCCCGGGCCACGGAAAACAACACCACCGTGGTGGTCACGGTCAGCCCGCTCATGCTGGGCGCCATGGACACAGTGCTGTTTCTGGACGGCGGCGAACTGCGCGCACAGGGCACCCACCATGAACTCATGAAGACGGTGCCGGAATACCGCAGCGTGGTGATTCGCGGCGAGGGCATGGACGGGCACGGCTACGAAGGAAACAAGAACATGAGCAGCGAGGGGCAAAGGTAA
- a CDS encoding sugar-binding transcriptional regulator has translation MGRLTINNHRKGRTVLSTDHAMRHDHLVQKIAHLYHVSGATQLEIASSENLSRATVSRLLAEAKRRGVVQIRIGPPVDRMPELEATLRTAFNLDDCVISMDRPRSLYEKNNRLGYVAARYLQTHLDGVRQLGVAASRTLSSVAKSLSPGVHAELTVIDLLACPSRLDRSGDERIHVGEHICQQLGGNFIPVPANFLYRDPAARFKALESPEVAYGLELGPRSDLALLGLGSMQRFDGTGTYSPVSPGALADLEAAGAAAHLCGHFFDHEGREVKSEVTDRLIGITLDDLLKIRRRMMVTAGPAKVVPLAAAIRGGFVNELVTDESTARQLLANLG, from the coding sequence ATGGGTAGGCTCACCATCAACAACCACCGGAAGGGGCGCACCGTTTTGTCCACCGACCACGCCATGCGCCACGACCACCTGGTGCAAAAGATCGCCCACCTCTACCACGTCTCCGGTGCCACCCAGCTGGAGATCGCGTCGTCGGAAAACCTGTCCCGGGCCACCGTCTCGCGGCTGCTGGCCGAGGCCAAGCGCCGCGGCGTGGTGCAGATCCGGATCGGCCCGCCCGTGGACCGGATGCCGGAGCTCGAGGCGACGCTGCGGACCGCGTTCAACCTTGACGATTGCGTCATCTCCATGGACCGGCCCCGCTCCCTGTACGAGAAGAACAACCGCCTGGGCTACGTGGCGGCCAGGTACCTGCAAACCCACCTCGATGGCGTGCGGCAGCTGGGCGTGGCGGCCAGCCGGACGTTGTCGTCCGTGGCCAAGTCGCTGAGCCCCGGCGTCCACGCGGAGCTGACGGTCATCGACCTGCTGGCCTGCCCTTCCCGGCTGGACCGTTCCGGGGATGAACGCATCCACGTGGGCGAGCACATTTGCCAGCAGCTGGGCGGGAACTTCATCCCGGTCCCCGCCAACTTCCTCTACCGCGATCCCGCAGCCCGGTTCAAGGCGCTCGAATCGCCCGAGGTGGCGTACGGGCTTGAGCTGGGCCCCCGCAGCGACCTGGCCCTGCTCGGCCTGGGCTCCATGCAGCGCTTTGACGGCACCGGAACCTACAGCCCCGTCTCCCCCGGCGCACTCGCGGACCTTGAGGCCGCCGGCGCCGCCGCGCACCTGTGCGGGCACTTCTTTGACCACGAAGGCCGCGAGGTGAAGTCGGAGGTGACCGACAGGCTCATCGGCATCACGCTGGATGACCTGTTGAAGATCCGGCGCCGCATGATGGTCACGGCCGGGCCGGCCAAGGTGGTTCCGCTGGCCGCGGCCATCCGCGGCGGCTTCGTCAACGAACTCGTCACCGACGAATCCACCGCCCGTCAGCTGCTCGCCAACCTCGGCTAG